The Candidatus Nitrosopumilus sp. SW genomic sequence AAAACACTTGAAAAATCATTTGAAGTACATCTAACAATTTCAATAGGTTTTGCTGAATCTCCATTTGAAGCAAATTTGAAAGCATATGAAGGAAAGAAAAACAAAATTGTTTTAGATAAAGAACATAATATTTTTGGTTTTGTTAATGAGTCATCTGACTCTAAAGTTACTATCATGCATTTGGATGTTGATGATTTAACATCTCAAAGAACAACAAATTCTCCATATGAAATTTCTTCAATAATTTTTCAATTGTATTCTAAAATGTCAAAATATTTCTTGGAGAAAAATTCTTTGACATTTTTTATGGGAGGTGATAACTTTATGGTTGTTGCAAGTGATGATGGAAAAAATTCTGTACAGGATTTCATTAATATGATTAAAAATGATGATAAAATTTCTTTGAATTGTGGTATAGGTAATGCTAGTACGTGTAGAGATGCTGTAAAATTGGCCACAAAATCTCTTGACACAATTCGTGAAATTCGAGATTCAGGAAAAGAAAAACCTGAAGTTTATGAATTATCATGTTAATCAAAAACATTAGCATTCTTTTAGGAAAAGAATTAGATTTTATAACAAAAACAAGTGTTCAAATCCAAAATGGAAAATTCAAACGTATTCAACCTAACATTAAACCAAGTGGCACAGAAGATTCAATTGATTGTGAAGGTCTCTTACTAATTCCTGGATTCATCAATGCACATACCCACATAGGTGATTCCATTGGAAAGGATGTTACTTTAGATAGTTCAGTGGATAAAAAAATACATCCTGTTTTTGGTGCAAAATCAAAAATTCTAAAAAATACCCCTCCTGAGAATCTGTCTAATTTTATGAAAAATACTTGTCACTCTATGCTTCGAAAAGGAATTACCACTTTTGTTGATTTTAGAGAAGGAGGATTAGACGGTGTCATTTTATTAAAAAAAACATTATCTGAAGTTCCTATACGATCAATCATCTTGGGTAGATTAGATTTTTACCAAAACTCCACAGAAATTAAAAAAAATCTATCTCTCCCTAAAGAAAAAGCCAAGGAACTACCTCTAATTCTTCAGAAATGTGATGGTATTGGAATTAGTGGTGCAAATGAGAATAGTAATTCTGTTTTGAATCATTATTCAAAAACTTCAAAGATTAGAGCAATTCACGCTTCTGAAACAAAACAAAGTGTTTCAAGATCTAAAAGAATGACTGGAAAATCTGAAACAATTCGTGCACTATCTATGAAACCTCATTTCCTTGTTCATATGACTCATGCATCAAATAGTGATCTTCATGTAGCGGCAAAAAAAGTCAGAGGAATTGTTATTTGTCCAAGAGCTAATGCCTCCTTAGCTGAAGGAATTCCAGACATCCCCCTAATGCAAAAAGCTGGTTGTATACTTGGATTAGGCACAGACAATGTTATGATAAACTCCCCTGATATGTTCCGAGAAATGGACTATCTATGGAAAGTTACAATGGGTATTCATAAGAAAAGAATCAATCCAAAAGAAATTCTAAAAATGGCCACAGTAAATGCTGGAAGAATATTGAAAAAAGACATTGGTGTTGTTGAGACAAAAAAAATTGCTGACTGTATATTTCTCAATAAGCATGCATTAGATTTAGAACCAATGCATGAACCTTATGCATCAATTGTTCATAGAGCATCTGAATCTGCAATTCAAGCAGTAATGGTTGGAGGTAAAATAGTTCATGGAAAAATCTAGACCTCACATAATTCTAAGTGGAGCAATATCTATTGATGGAAAAATTGCAACCAAAGTAAATGATTCTAAACTTTCGTCAAAAGAAGATATTCAAAGACTTCATAAATTACGTTCAAATGTAGATGCAATTCTTGTTGGAAAAAATACCGTTTCACGTGATAATCCACTTCTAACTGTTCGATATGTTAAAGGAAAAAATCCTACTAGGATCATTTTAGATTCTAAAGGAACCATTTCCGAAAAATCAAAAATTCTACAATCTAGCGATAAAGTCCCAACCATAATTGCAGTATCAAAAAAAATTAGTAAAACAAATCTCGAAAAACTACAGAAATTTCCTATTGAGATAATTACTGTTGGTAATGATTCTGTTAATCTAAAATTATTATTAAAAAAACTCTCAAAAAAGAAAATCAAGACAATATTAGTTGAAGGTGGAGGAACCATAAATTGGGAATTTGTTAAGCAGAAACTTTTTGATGAGGTGATAGTAACTCTGTCTCCGTTTTTAATTGGTGGAGAAGATGCAATTTCTTATTTACGAGGTGCTGGATTTAGCAAGATTTCTAATTCACCAAATCTTAGACTCAAATCAGTTAAGAGGCTCAAAAATCATCTAGTTTTACATTATGAAAAGCTCTAAGTTCTTATACTTTATTTCGAATACAACTACAAGAAATTGGCAGTAAAAAAGAAAACAACCAAAAGAAAAACTACCACAAAAAAGAAGGCTGCACCAAAAAAGAAGGCTGCACCAAAAAAGAAGGCTGCACCAAAAAAGAAAGCTACTAAATCAAAAGCAAAGAAACCAGCATTTGGTGGATATGCCATTAGTTTTGCAGGACGTAAAGAAACCGCTGAACAAATATTTGGTAAAAAACCAATTGCCCCAAGTGAAATGACCAAAAAGATTTGGGCATTTGTAAAATCAAAAAGCCTTTCTAATCGTTAAACCCACTTGTTAACGATAAACCGTTAACACTTTCTATCTTTTAATTATTTTAAAAAAATAAGATATAGATACTGGAAATAATGTAAATTCATCATGTCAACTGCATCACTAAGACGTGATCATGAATTAATTGAAAAAGTTGTCAAAGCAATGGATGCGACTATTTCATTATTAAATGAAAATAAAAAAATTCCTGAATCAATTTTACTTCCTGTTATTGATTTTTCAAAAAATTTTACAGATGTTTGTCATCATAGTAAAGAAGAAAATTCTCTATTTCCTGCATTGGAACAAGCTGGATTGCCAAAAAACATGGGTCCTATTGCAATGATGTTAATAGATCATGAACGTTCTAGAGAAATTGCAGCAAGTATGGAATCTTCTGCAAAGGAATATCTTTCTTCAGGTGAATCTGCAAAATTAATTT encodes the following:
- a CDS encoding amidohydrolase family protein — encoded protein: MLIKNISILLGKELDFITKTSVQIQNGKFKRIQPNIKPSGTEDSIDCEGLLLIPGFINAHTHIGDSIGKDVTLDSSVDKKIHPVFGAKSKILKNTPPENLSNFMKNTCHSMLRKGITTFVDFREGGLDGVILLKKTLSEVPIRSIILGRLDFYQNSTEIKKNLSLPKEKAKELPLILQKCDGIGISGANENSNSVLNHYSKTSKIRAIHASETKQSVSRSKRMTGKSETIRALSMKPHFLVHMTHASNSDLHVAAKKVRGIVICPRANASLAEGIPDIPLMQKAGCILGLGTDNVMINSPDMFREMDYLWKVTMGIHKKRINPKEILKMATVNAGRILKKDIGVVETKKIADCIFLNKHALDLEPMHEPYASIVHRASESAIQAVMVGGKIVHGKI
- a CDS encoding 2,5-diamino-6-(ribosylamino)-4(3H)-pyrimidinone 5'-phosphate reductase, which produces MEKSRPHIILSGAISIDGKIATKVNDSKLSSKEDIQRLHKLRSNVDAILVGKNTVSRDNPLLTVRYVKGKNPTRIILDSKGTISEKSKILQSSDKVPTIIAVSKKISKTNLEKLQKFPIEIITVGNDSVNLKLLLKKLSKKKIKTILVEGGGTINWEFVKQKLFDEVIVTLSPFLIGGEDAISYLRGAGFSKISNSPNLRLKSVKRLKNHLVLHYEKL
- a CDS encoding hemerythrin domain-containing protein, with product MSTASLRRDHELIEKVVKAMDATISLLNENKKIPESILLPVIDFSKNFTDVCHHSKEENSLFPALEQAGLPKNMGPIAMMLIDHERSREIAASMESSAKEYLSSGESAKLISDMKQYVEHITEHLWKENNRLFMMAEARLQYVAQKVDGELNEIEATKLKDLGKTRQHYEDLAENLTRDVAEHGN
- a CDS encoding GTP cyclohydrolase IIa encodes the protein MIQLSILKITGYGPWTLTLGSDREHELQILQASLYKQVQKLFSEKNCLVFLNRSDEFFVVSNGIGLEDHIQIQKTLEKSFEVHLTISIGFAESPFEANLKAYEGKKNKIVLDKEHNIFGFVNESSDSKVTIMHLDVDDLTSQRTTNSPYEISSIIFQLYSKMSKYFLEKNSLTFFMGGDNFMVVASDDGKNSVQDFINMIKNDDKISLNCGIGNASTCRDAVKLATKSLDTIREIRDSGKEKPEVYELSC